One Catharus ustulatus isolate bCatUst1 chromosome 2, bCatUst1.pri.v2, whole genome shotgun sequence genomic window carries:
- the KCNE3 gene encoding potassium voltage-gated channel subfamily E member 3 — protein sequence MLSPGSALAAAQAGRAHEPAEDMDENNRTESWHQSLQAVLDALNQTLHGAIPCPGQAPASTAGATRGDRAGHAGRNDNAYMYILFVMTLFAATVGSLILGYTRSRKVDKRSDPYHVYIKNRVSMI from the exons ATGCTCAGTCCCGGCTCAGCCTTGGCAGCGGCgcaggcagggagggcacacgaG cctgcagaggacATGGACGAGAACAACCGGACGGAGAGCTGGCACCAAAgcctgcaggcagtgctggacgCCTTAAACCAGACCCTGCACGGGGCCATCCCCTGCCCCGGCCAGGCCCCGGCCAGCACGGCGGGGGCCACGCGAGGTGACCGCGCCGGCCACGCCGGCCGCAACGACAACGCCTACATGTACATCCTGTTCGTCATGACGCTCTTCGCCGCCACCGTGGGCAGCCTCATCCTGGGCTACACCCGCTCCCGCAAGGTGGACAAGCGCAGCGACCCCTACCACGTCTACATCAAGAACAGGGTCTCCATGATCTGA